The genome window CCACGAGCGACCCGATCGCGAACGTGAGCACCGCGATGCCCACCCCCTGCCTCACCGACCGCCGCTGCGCGAGATCGGGCACGAGCCGGAGCCGCACGAGCACGAAGTAGAAGAGCGCGGCGGTGGCCATCGTGAGCACGCAATGCACCACGTCGTGGTACGGCAGCCACGCCTCGAACGCGCTGCCGATGTTGCCCCACGCCTGAAGCGACATCGCCACGTTGAACGCGAAGTCGAACACCTGGGGCGTGTTGATCAGCCGCGGGATCAGGCAGACGAGGAAGGTGAGAAACAGGCGGAGCGCGCCGGACCAGTTCTCGCGCGGCAGCTGCGTGAAGATGCCGATGAGGAAGGCAAGGCGCAGCAGATCGGTGGGGTCGCGGATGAGCCACGTCCAGTCGCCGAGCAGCACGCGACGCAGGCACCATCGCTCGCGCCTGCTGGGTACTCGGCTGACGTGAAGACGCTCCCCGGCTCCCATCTCGACAGTGCCCTACCCCGGAAATGCCGTCTCCATCACCGCGATGTCATGACGCTCACTCCGGCTGGAGCTCGCGCTTGGCCGTGGCCAGGCGCAGCGCGCGGCGCGGCGAGAACGTGCCGAAAGTGACCCCGAGGATCGAGAGGGACACCACCACGCTCACGATCAGATGGGCGGCTCCGAGCGCGAGCCAGAAGCCGGTCACGCTCGCCACGTCCACCGGCTTGTCGGTGATCTCCACGAAGCCGTAGGACAGCATCGCCACGCGAATCCCCGCGCTCGCCGGGGCGATCGGGATCACCCGTCCCGCGCTCTGGGACGCCATCGCCAGGAGCGCGGTGTTCAGCGTCACGGGGAGACTCACCGCCGCCATGAAGCAGGCGAGGCCGGCGAGCCGGACCACGCGCCCAAGGCCCTGCCAGCTCGCCACCCCGGACGCGAACCGGCGCGGTGAGCGGAGGATCGCGAAGCCCTGGCGCAGCCGGCGCGCAAGGTCGCGGGCGCGTGAACGCAGCCAGCGCACGAGGAGGATCGCGGCCGCGCCGAGGACGGCCGCCCCGAGCAGCGACAGCACGGGATGGGACATGATCAGCGACACGTCCACCTCGGGCAGATCCCCCGGCCCCACCGGCACCGGCAGGAAGCCGTGGGCCAGCGCCCACACCACCAGCGCGGCGCCGCATGCGCTTTCGAACAGCGTCTCGGGGATGAACGACGCAATGAGGGTGGAGTAGCGAAGCGCGGGCGCTCTGCGCCGGACCATGAACAGCTTGAGGAAGTCGCCGCCGCGGGCGGGCAGCAGCGCGTTGAGCCCCACGCCGGCCAGCATCGCCGCGGTCACGTCCCGGGCCCGTAGGTGGGTCTCCTCCGGGTAGGAGGCGCGGATGATGTTGAACCAGCCGCGGGTTCGCACCGCCTGGGCGGCTTCGTACAGCACGAGTCCCGCGATCAGCCACCACGGGTTGATCGACACCGCCCGATCGAGCACCAGCCGCACCGCCTGCTGGGCGGAGTCGAGCAGGGACTCGATGTCGTGGAGCACGCTGGACCGTGTACCCGCGGCCGTTGCCGGCTCACGGCGCCTGTAAGCGCACGGTCAATCGCGGGTAACTGGCAGTCAGGCATGGCGAAGATCGAGCTGTTCATCGCGCTGCTCACCGCCGTGGTGCTGCTGGCTGCGCTCGCTCGCCGCCTGCCGGTGCCGCACCCGATCGTGCTCGTGCTCGGCGGCCTGGGGCTCGGGTTCGTGCCGGGCGCGCCGAACATCCGGCTCGATCCGAACGTGGTGTTCTTCGTGTTCCTCCCGCCGCTCGTGTACGCGGCGGGCTTCCTCTCGTCGTCGGAGGAGCTACAGGCCAACGCGCGCTCGGTGTTCCTGCTCGCCACCGGGCTCGTGTTGATGACCATGGCCGGCATCGCGGTGGTGGCGCACGAGCTCACCGGGATCTCGTGGGGAGCGGCCTTCGTGCTCGGCGCCGTGCTCGGTCCAACCGATCCCATTGCGGCCACGGCCGTGGCCGGCAGGCTCGGCGCCCCTCAGCGTCTGTCCACCATCCTCCAGGGCGAGGCGCTCGTGAACGACGGCACCGGCCTGGCGGTGTTCAAGATCGCGGTGGGAGTGACGCTGGCGGGCAGCTTCTCGCTGGCAAGCTCCGTCGGGGAGTTCTTCAAGATCTCCGCGGGGGGCATCGCGGTGGGGCTCGGCGTCGCGTTCATCACCGGCCGCGTGCGCCGCCGCATCGACGAGCCCGAGCTCGAGGTCACCACCTCGCTGATCACGGCGTACGCGGCCTATCTCGTGGCGGACCGGCTCGGGCTGTCGGGGGTGCTCGCGTCGGTCGCCGCCGGGCTGTACGTGAGCCGCTCGGCGTCGGAGCTGCTCGGGCCCGCCACTCGCATCGAGAGCTACTCGTTCTGGGAGGTGACCACGTTCATCCTCGAGTCGCTCCTGTTCCTCCTGGTGGGCCTCGAGTTCCCCACCCTGGTGAGCGACCTGGAGGGCCTGTCGGCCGGAACGCTCGTGGGGTATGCCGCCGCGCTCACCGGCGCCGCGATCCTGCTGCGCTTCGCCTGGATGTTCACGGTGCCCTACCTCACGAGCTTCATCGACGAGCGGCGCGGGCGCGGGCGCAGCCGGCTGTCCTCGCGCGAGCGGGCGGTGCTGGGCTGGAGCGGGATGCGCGGCGGAGTGTCGCTCGCGGCGGCACTGTCCATCCCGCTGGCCACAGCCACAGGCGCCTCCTTCCCGGACCGGCCGCTCGTGATC of Thermoleophilaceae bacterium contains these proteins:
- a CDS encoding lysylphosphatidylglycerol synthase domain-containing protein codes for the protein MLHDIESLLDSAQQAVRLVLDRAVSINPWWLIAGLVLYEAAQAVRTRGWFNIIRASYPEETHLRARDVTAAMLAGVGLNALLPARGGDFLKLFMVRRRAPALRYSTLIASFIPETLFESACGAALVVWALAHGFLPVPVGPGDLPEVDVSLIMSHPVLSLLGAAVLGAAAILLVRWLRSRARDLARRLRQGFAILRSPRRFASGVASWQGLGRVVRLAGLACFMAAVSLPVTLNTALLAMASQSAGRVIPIAPASAGIRVAMLSYGFVEITDKPVDVASVTGFWLALGAAHLIVSVVVSLSILGVTFGTFSPRRALRLATAKRELQPE
- a CDS encoding Na+/H+ antiporter — its product is MAKIELFIALLTAVVLLAALARRLPVPHPIVLVLGGLGLGFVPGAPNIRLDPNVVFFVFLPPLVYAAGFLSSSEELQANARSVFLLATGLVLMTMAGIAVVAHELTGISWGAAFVLGAVLGPTDPIAATAVAGRLGAPQRLSTILQGEALVNDGTGLAVFKIAVGVTLAGSFSLASSVGEFFKISAGGIAVGLGVAFITGRVRRRIDEPELEVTTSLITAYAAYLVADRLGLSGVLASVAAGLYVSRSASELLGPATRIESYSFWEVTTFILESLLFLLVGLEFPTLVSDLEGLSAGTLVGYAAALTGAAILLRFAWMFTVPYLTSFIDERRGRGRSRLSSRERAVLGWSGMRGGVSLAAALSIPLATATGASFPDRPLVILLAYTTVIGTLVPTGLTLPFLIQKLGLARPEAARARNLEARRRLVEAALARASELEDEEELPERAVERAREIYDLRLRRLRTRLGAEEDGDGQEDPDAYRRVRREMLRAERGELSKLRRERKVPGELAREIERDLDYEESRLTG